Sequence from the Candidatus Thioglobus sp. NP1 genome:
GCAAATGCTCCTGGTGTTCAATGTCATGCTGGTAAATTAGCTGAATGTTTAAAATATATCTCAGGTGGTGTAGTGGTTGACTACGTTGGCGCTACAGGTGTTGAGATGGATGCAGGTGGAACAGCAAATGGTTCATATGCAGAGCGTGAAGTTATTGGTGGTGCATTTACTAACGTAAAGATCCATAAATAATAAGCTTTAAATATCTACAAAAAAGCCCGTCTTAATGACGGGCTTTTTTTTATAATTTTTTTTACAAGTACATGAATTTAAAACTTTTTCTTTGATTAGTATTATAATAAGTTAGCTTCAAGAAAAAAAAGGACAATCAGGATGGATAATAATGAAATCTGGGACAGTATAAAAAAAGCTTTTAAAGTTACATTGCAAAAGCTTGATAACCATTACATGTTTTATTTAGATGAAATGGTTACTCCTAAACTAATTACTTTGTTTTATTGGATCCTCTTGTTTGCCTTTATAACTAAGGGGCTTGGAGACATATTTATTGAGGGCGACTTTTGGCGAGGTCTTGTATGGGTTATCGGTGGCTCTCTTGCATCTCGTGTGGCCTGTGAAATGGTTGTTATCCTCTTTAGGATTAATGAAAATCTAGAAGAAATAAACGATAAAACTAATGAAAGTGATGCTATGGTTAGTTCAAGTGTCGAAAAAGATTACTATAAACATTAATAACCCTTAAAAAATTTTATTTAGTCTACAATAAGGTTTTCTCTTTTTTGCTTGATTTCTATGAATAAAGGCATTCTATTTGTACTTTCAGGCTATCTAATGTGGGGCTGTTTCCCTATATATTGGGCATTACTTAATCATGTTAATCCCTCAGAAGTTCTTTTGCATAGAATGTTATGGTCAGTCCCTGTTTTATTTTTTTTAGTTTATTCTAAATCGTCTTGGAGGTCCAATTTTAAGGACTCTCTATCCTCTAAAAAAGAATTAGTTTTTTTACTTCTAACAGCAATTCTTATTACTATTAATTGGGGTTGTTATATTCTTGCAGTAAATTTAGGACGAGTTGTAGAGGCTTCAATGGGTTATTTTTTATCCCCTGTAATTAATATGTTAGGTGGATACTTTTTCTTTCATGAAAGGATTTCAAAACTAAAGCAATTAGCAGTATTATTTGCAACAATTGGTTCTCTATACTATGTTTTTAGTGGGGACTCATTTCCATGGTTAGGTTTCATAGTAGGATTTACTTTCGCAGCTTATGGTATTGCCAGAAAAGCAATGGCCTCATCTGCTCTTCCAGGACTGTACATCGAAACGCTAATACTGCTTCCATTTTTTTTAATATTCTCTGTATGGTTTTATTTAAACTACGATGCTTCTTTTCTAAATATAGATGTTTCCACTGATATTTTATTATTTCTAGCAGGCGCTGTAACAGTTATACCACTTGCTCTATTTAATGCAGGAGCTAAGCTACTACCTATGACCACTGTTGGGATTTTATTTTTAATTACTCCAACAATTCAATTCCTAATTGGCTATTATTTACAAAATGAGTTGGTTAACTCAAACCAATTACTAGGATTTATTGGAGTTTGGGCTGGACTTATAATATATTGTTATTGTCTTATGAAAGAAAATAGTAACTTTAAATAAAAATATAAGTGTAATGAAGAATACTAAAAATATGATCTCAACAATCTATCAGACACTTCATGCTTCTGATATGAAAGAGTTAGAAGGTATTTATACACAATGGGCATCTCATTATGAACATGATGTAATTAAATTGGCTGGGTATGTTGGCCATATTGTTACAACTGAAATATTACTAAGATACTTAAAAAATACAAAATCTAAGATATTAGATGCTGGATGTGGAACTGGGCTTGCTGGCGATATTCTTTACAAGAGTAATTATAAGAATATTTTTGGTGTTGATTTTTCTCAAAAAATGCTTGATAAGGCATCAAAAAAAAATATTTATAAATCTTTAAATCTTTGTGATTTAACTCAAAAGCTTAATTTTAAAGATAACTCCTTTGATGCAATTGTTTGTGCTGGAACATTTACTTGTGGCCATGTAGGTCCTGAGGCACTTTACGAAATGGTCCGGATAGCAAAAAGTAAGGGTTTTATATGCTTTACTGTTCGAAAACAAGAGTGGGAGTTATCCCCTTATGAAAAAATTATTAAGGATTTAGAAAATTCCAATTTATGGAAAAAAATTGAGCATCATGCATCAAACTACAATACTAAAGAAGGGATTAATTGTCAATTATGCCTTTATCAAGTTACTGAATAAAAATAATAATTTGAGTTTATTAAAGCAAAAACTATTTATTTTTAACCCGGGCACTTAAAAAAGAATCCTGCATGCCAGCATTTGCAGCATCTTTATAAATTCTTAAAAAAACCTCAGTAAGGGCTGCTGCATCTGGCTGATCTTTTAATAAAGCTAAGATATATTCCATATCCTTAACTGTATTTGCAATAGTAAAAACATAACCATCATGAGAGCCTTCAATTGCTTTAGGGGCAATTCGATCAAGACTCATTGAATGACCAGAGCCTTGAGAGGCAAGTTTATAGAATTTCTCCCAGTCAATCCCAAGTTTATTAGCTGACTTCATGGCCTCAACAACTAAAGTAGCCGTACCAAGTGCTAGAAAGTTAGAAACGAGCTTAGTTTTTGCTCCCATTCCTAATTCACCAAGCCACTCAATTTGCGCACAACAAGGTTTAAGAATATTACTAGCCAATTCAAAATCATCCTTATCACAGCCAACTATTGCTCCCAACATAGCATCCCATGATTGTTTTTGTCCTCCAGTAAGAGGCGCCTCAACATATCTTAGTTTTAAAGCTTTAGCTTTTTTTTCTAACTCTTTTACTGAAACAAGCTCGTTGGTAGTGCAATCAATAATTAAAGTTTCTGGAAATAATAGGGGGAATAATTCATCACAAACTGAGGTTGCAGTTGCTGAACTTGGAAGACATAGAATAAAACTATTACAACAGCTTACCATATCAGCTAAAGATAATACTTCATTAGCTCCTAATGCAACAAGCTCGTCGATAGGGCGCCTATTTTTATTGGCAATGATACTCACCTCATTGCCAGCCTTAAGAAGGTTCTGAGCCATACCTTGACCCATAATTCCAGCACCAATAAATCCAATTTTATTATTGTTATTCATTTTTTTACTATAGACTCCATCCACCATCCACAATTTGGAAGGTGCCCGTAGTGAATTTTGATTCGTCACTTGCAAGATGAATTAGAATACCAGTAACTTCTTCTGAAGTAGCAAATCTCCCTATTGGCTGACGAGCTAAAAATTCTATTTTTGCGTTCTCATAGTCTCCAGTTGCACGCATGCGTTCTTCTAAAGATGGCGTCATGATTGTGCCTGGGCAAAGTGCATTACATCTTATGCCTTTACTAACATAATCAGCAGCTACAGCCCTTGTAAGGCCTAGAATAGCGGCTTTTGTTGAGCCATAAAGACAGCGATTTGGAGCGCCCTTTATTGATGAAGCTACAGATGCCATATTAATTATAGATCCGTCTTTATTTTCTAGCATTCCAGGCAAGTAGGCACGGATAAAGCGGAATTGAGATCTAACATTTAGAGTAAATGAAAAGTCCCAGTCATCATCTGACATATCCATAATTGTGCCATTATGTACAAATCCTGCGCAATTAAACAAGGTAGTCAAGGGCCCAGTTTTCTCTGGAGCATTGGCAATTGCAATGGGGTCCATAACATCTAATTCAAAGGTTTCAATTTCATTATTTTCCTCAGAAAGTGTCTTTAACTCACTAACATTTATGTCAGTTGCAAAAACTTTAGCACCTTCAGCTGCCATTGCTAATGCTGCAGCTCGTCCCATTCCTTGAGCAGCAGCTGTTATTAAAACTTTCTTACCTAATAACCTATTCATCAAATTTGCTCCTTACTATTATTGATTTAAATTCATTCTACTTTATATGAAATTAGCTTTCTGTTTCGTATTATAAATACTATTTGATTTTTATTAAAGTAAGTAAATAATATATAATTTATTAATTATTTTTTGGATGCATTATGTCCTATCTTACTAAGCTTAAAGGTTCTCCAGCAGCAATTCCTCCTAGCCCATCTATGAAAGAAATTATCTTCATCGCAATTGGTGCTTTTTTAGCAGCAAGCGTAATTGGATTTTTGGCTTATTACACTAAGCAACCTATCATTATGGGGTCATTTGGAGCATCAATTTTTGTTTTATTTGTGCTTCCTGATTCACCTTTCGCACAACCAAGAAATGTCATTATTGGGCACTTTATAACGACTCTAATTGGTTTAATTTTTTATAATCTTGTGAGTTCAGATTGGTGGAGTATGGCTTTAGCCTTAGCATTTGCTATAGCAGCTATGCAGCTTTTAAGAGTGCCTCACCCCCCAGCAGGATCTAACCCTTTTATTGTTTTTTTGTTAGGCGCTAATTGGGATTATTTATGGATGCCAACTGTTATTGGTGCAATACTAATAGTAGTGGTTGCTCTTATCTATAATAATATTTCTAGGGATCGTAGTTATCCAAAATATTGGTAAAAGTTTAGAAATATTATAAGATACTACAAGCCTCATTGAAGTCAAGCCTTGGTGCTCGATTTTGAAGTTTAGATTCATCACCATATCCAATTGCGCAAATGAAAGTTGATATATTTTTTTCTTCAGGAAAAAACTCTTGATTTAATTTTTCTTTACTAAAGCCAAGCATTGGGCAGCAGTCCAGACCTATCGATCTGGCTGCCATAATAAAGTAAGCACCCTGAAGGGCTGAATTAAATTCTCCAGCAAACTTTATTTTCATTTCTTTACCTTCATATCCAGATTTAGCATCATAGTGAGGAGCTAGGTAAGGTAATTTATTATAGAATTCACTGTCGTAACTAATAATGACAACAGCTGGTGCGTGCATTGCTTTGTCAACATTTCCACTATCTAATGTTGGTTTAAGTCTTCTTTTTGCTTCCTCACTTTGAATAAAAGTAAACCTTGCAGGACAGCAATTACCGGCGGTGGGGGCAAATTTTAGTAAATTATAAATTTGCAAAATTTGTTCACTAGTTATTTCTTTATCTAGCCATCCCTTGTGGCTTCTAGCTTTTGTAAAAAGTGTATCTAAACTTGAAGATGAAAGCATATAATTTACCTATAATAATTAAATAACAATTCTGATTATAAGTGCTTTTAGTATTTCTTTATATTAGATATTGAAAGATATAAAATTGAATTATGGAAAACTGTATTTTTTGTTCAATCATTGAAGGCAAGATTCCTGCCGAAAAACTTTATGAAGATGATAAAGTTTTAGCTTTTAACGATGTTAACTCCCAAGCGCCTGAGCATTTTTTGGTAATACCAAAAGAACACATTGCAACTCCTAACGATGCTAATGATGAAGCCTTATTAGGTAGGTTGAGTATGGTTGCATCCTCGATTGCAAAAGAACGAGGATTTTCTGAAAAGGGCTATAGGCTTGTTATGAACTGTAATAGTGATGGATGTCAAAGTGTTTTTCACATCCATTTACATTGCCTTGGTGGTCGGCAGTTGTCATGGCCTCCAGGCTAATTATTTTTGCTATAGTTAAATAATTAATCTTTTAATGAACGCATAGTTGAATTAAAATAACATTAACTCACATCATTCTTCTGAATGTGATCTTCGATTTAAAATATTAAGGAAAAAATGAGCCAAAACGGCATTGAGAGACAAAGCGTTGGAGAGTATAGTGAACGCGCTTATCTTGATTACTCGATGTATGTCATTCTTGACCGCGCACTCCCTTTTATTGGAGATGGCTTAAAGCCCGTTCAGAGACGTATTATTTATGCTATGAGTGAGCTTGGTCTTAAGTCAACTGCAAAGTTTAAAAAGTCTGCTAGAACGGTTGGTGATGTCTTAGGTAAATTCCATCCCCATGGTGATAGCGCTTGCTATGAAGCTATGGTATTAATGGCACAACCTTTTTCCTATCGTTATCCTTTCATTGATGGCCAAGGTAACTGGGGTGCTCCAGATGATCCAAAATCCTTTGCTGCAATGAGATACACTGAGTCAAAGTTATCACCTTATGCTGATTTACTTCTTAGTGAAATTAATTTAGGCACAGTCAGCTGGACTGATAATTTTGATGGCACAATTCAGGAACCTGAACAGTTGCCAGCTCAGGTACCTAATTTGTTGCTTAATGGAACATCAGGTATTGCAGTCGGAATGGCAACAGATATGCCTCCTCACAATCTTAGCGAAGTTATTGCAGCATGTATTAAACTTCTTGAAAAACCTTCTACAGGTCTTGAGGAATTATTGAGTATTCTTCCAGCACCTGATTACCCAACTAATGCATTTATTGTCAGTTCTAAAGAGGATATCTATCAAATGTATGAGACTGGTAATGGATCAGTCAAAATGAGAGCAAGCTATATCAAAGAAGATGGAGAGATTATTATTGAAGCTCTTCCTTATCAAACATCAGGCGCAAAGGTAGTCACTCAAATTGCTGCACAGATGAGAAATAAAAAATTACCCCTAGTTGAGGATCTTCGTGATGAATCAGATCATGAAAATCCAACCCGTATTGTTGTTGTCCCTAGGTCGAATAGGGTTGACTGTGATCAATTAATGCTGCATTTATTTGCTACTACTGATCTCGAAAAAAATTATCGTGTTAATATGAATGTTATTGGTTTAGACGGTAAGCCACAAGTTAAACCATTAATTCCTCTATTAAAAGAATGGCTTCAATTTAGAACGCAGGTTGTTGTTAATCGATTACAGTTTCGACTCAAAAAGATTGTCGATCGATTGCATATCCTTGAAGGCCTTCTTGTAGCGTATTTAAATTTAGATGAAGTTATTGCAATTATAAGACGTGAAGAGAAACCAAAACCTGTTCTTATTAAACAATTTAAGATTAGTGAAATTCAAGCTGAAGCAATCTTAGAGTTGAAGTTGCGCCATTTAGCAAAACTTGAGGAAGATAAGATTAAAAGTGAAGCTGAGGTTTTACAAAAAGAGCAAAAATCAATTGAACTTCTTCTTTCGAGTGAAACAAGATTAAAGACTTATATAAAAAAAGAGTTAAGGGTTATTTTAGAAGAATTTGGTGATCAGAGGCGTTGCCAAGTCATTTCAGATGTGCCATCTGCTTTGGCATTTAATGATCAGGATATGATGCCTGCTGAAAATGTTACTGTTGTTCTCAGTGAAAAGGGTTGGGTTAAAGCAGCTAAGGGTCATGAAATTGACTCTTCTTCATTAAATTATAAGTCTGGCGACACTTACTTAAAGGATGCCAAAGGAAGAAGTAATAAGATGGCTTTCTTTATTGATTCTACTGGAAGGTCATACTCATTATTGGCCAATAGCCTGCCTAGCGCAAGGGGCCAAGGAGAGCCTTTGACGGGAAGATTGGTGCCACCAATTGGTGCTGAATTTATTGATGTTGTTATGGGTGAAGATGAGCAGCTTGTAATGGTTTCTTCAGATGCAGGATATGGTTTTGTAACATCGCTTGGCAATTTAAAGTCAAAAACTAAATCTGGTAAACATTTAATTACACTTTCAATTCATGCAAAAACAATGAGGCTTGCTTCAATTCAAGATCTTGATAGTGACTTTGTTGCCGTTGTTACAAATAGAGCTAGATTATTAATATTTCCAGTTTCTGAGCTTCCCCAACTTTCGAAAGGTAAAGGAAATAAGCTTATTCAGATTTCAACTAAAGACTTTGCAGATCGAGAAGAATTTTTGGTAGGTATTTGTTCTGTAAAAGAAAATCAAAAATTAAAATTTATTTCTGGAAAGAGAAGTAAGAGTTACTCTTTTGAGGAGCTAATTAATTTTGTAAGTCACCGCGCAAGGAAGGGTACGATCGTACCTGGTTTTTTCAAAAAAGTTGATAGTATAGAGGCAATTGATTAATAACTAAATCAATATAGTTCAAAAAGCCTTATAGTTTCTACATCTTAGGCTAATCTAACAAAAATTGTAAGTGGATTAGTAATAATCAAACAGGTATAATTGCGACTTTTTTATGTACAAAGGTTGCCATTTGGTAATACCAAAGGTCTTAAGTTACTTATTCGGAATAATATAATGAAAAATACACTACTTCCAGATACACAAAACACTAAAGATTTAAGAAATATCGTTATCAATCAAGTTGGTATTAAAGATATAAAGCACCCCATCAATTTTATTAATCGAGACAATGAGTCATTCCCGTCTATTGGTAATTTTACAATGACTGTAAGGTTGCCAGAGAATGTTAAAGGTACGCACATGTCAAGATTTATAGAAATTTTAAACGCTAATGAGTGTACTTTTAGTATTGAAAGCTTTATGGATTTGGTGCAATCAGTTGCTGAAAAACTTGATTCAAATACTGCTCGTATTGTTGTTGATTTTCCATTTTTTAGGAATAAATCAGCACCATCATCTGGAGTTAAGAGCCTTTTAGACTATCAGGCAACATTAATAGGTGATATTAAGGATGGTGAAGCTAATTTAAGTGTCAAGGTAGTTGTTCCTGTAACAAGTCTTTGCCCTTGCTCAAAGAGTATTTCTAAGTATGGGGCTCATAATCAAAGGTCTCATATCACAATTGAAGCAAAAGCCTCAAAGGGTTCAGTTGTTCATTTAGAAAATTTAATCGATCTTGCAGAGCAAAAAGCATCAAGTGAGCTTTACGCCATTTTAAAGCGTGATGATGAGAAAGTAGTTACTGAAAGAGCTTATGAAAACCCTGCTTTTGTTGAAGATATTGTTAGAGATATTGCTGTTGAGCTAAATGAGGATAAAAAAGTTAATTATTATTCTCTTGAATCAGAAAACTTTGAATCAATTCATAACCATTCAGCATACGCATTAATTACGAATCAAAAGTAAGCCAATGGCACATAATACTGATAATGTTAGAATTGTTTCCAGTGCACCAATGGTGTCACCTAACTATCTTATTCATAAACTTCCTCTATCTGAGAAAGTAGCCTCAAGTGTTGTTACCTCTCGAAATACAATAAAGAATATACTTTATGGAGACGATAATCGTCTAATGGTACTAGTTGGTCCATGTTCTATTCATGATACTAAGGCTGCAATAGAGTATGCCAATAAACTTTGTCAGTTAAAGGAAGAGTTATCCGAAGATTTATTTATTGTTATGCGTGTATATTTTGAAAAGCCTAGAACAACAGTTGGATGGAAAGGATTAATTAATGATCCAAATCTTGATGAAAGTTTTAATATTGATAAAGGTCTTGAGATTGCTAGAAAGCTTTTAATTGATTTGGGTGAAATGAATCTTCCAGTAGGCGTTGAGTATTTAGATGTTTTGACTCCTCAGTATCTCTCTGATTTGATTGCATGGGGAGCCATTGGGGCAAGAACTACTGAAAGTCAATCTCATAGAGAATTAGCATCTGCATTATCATGTCCGGTTGGATTTAAAAATGGCACTGGTGGATCTTTAGATATAGCTTTTGATGCGATTCTTTCTGCTAACAGCCCACATAACCTTCTTTCTGTTAATAAAGACGGAGGAATAAGCCATTTTAAGTCTCTAGGTAATGATACAACTCATATTATATTGAGAGGTGGTAAGGATGGTCCTAATTACTCTAATGAGCATGTTAAAAGTACATGTGAGTCCCTAAAAAGTAAAGGACTGGTTGATAAAGTAATGATAGATTTTTCTCATGCAAATTCTGAAAAAGAATATAAAAATCAATTAAAAGTTGGCTCTAAT
This genomic interval carries:
- a CDS encoding histidine triad nucleotide-binding protein codes for the protein MENCIFCSIIEGKIPAEKLYEDDKVLAFNDVNSQAPEHFLVIPKEHIATPNDANDEALLGRLSMVASSIAKERGFSEKGYRLVMNCNSDGCQSVFHIHLHCLGGRQLSWPPG
- a CDS encoding class I SAM-dependent methyltransferase — translated: MKNTKNMISTIYQTLHASDMKELEGIYTQWASHYEHDVIKLAGYVGHIVTTEILLRYLKNTKSKILDAGCGTGLAGDILYKSNYKNIFGVDFSQKMLDKASKKNIYKSLNLCDLTQKLNFKDNSFDAIVCAGTFTCGHVGPEALYEMVRIAKSKGFICFTVRKQEWELSPYEKIIKDLENSNLWKKIEHHASNYNTKEGINCQLCLYQVTE
- the parC gene encoding DNA topoisomerase IV subunit A, with amino-acid sequence MSQNGIERQSVGEYSERAYLDYSMYVILDRALPFIGDGLKPVQRRIIYAMSELGLKSTAKFKKSARTVGDVLGKFHPHGDSACYEAMVLMAQPFSYRYPFIDGQGNWGAPDDPKSFAAMRYTESKLSPYADLLLSEINLGTVSWTDNFDGTIQEPEQLPAQVPNLLLNGTSGIAVGMATDMPPHNLSEVIAACIKLLEKPSTGLEELLSILPAPDYPTNAFIVSSKEDIYQMYETGNGSVKMRASYIKEDGEIIIEALPYQTSGAKVVTQIAAQMRNKKLPLVEDLRDESDHENPTRIVVVPRSNRVDCDQLMLHLFATTDLEKNYRVNMNVIGLDGKPQVKPLIPLLKEWLQFRTQVVVNRLQFRLKKIVDRLHILEGLLVAYLNLDEVIAIIRREEKPKPVLIKQFKISEIQAEAILELKLRHLAKLEEDKIKSEAEVLQKEQKSIELLLSSETRLKTYIKKELRVILEEFGDQRRCQVISDVPSALAFNDQDMMPAENVTVVLSEKGWVKAAKGHEIDSSSLNYKSGDTYLKDAKGRSNKMAFFIDSTGRSYSLLANSLPSARGQGEPLTGRLVPPIGAEFIDVVMGEDEQLVMVSSDAGYGFVTSLGNLKSKTKSGKHLITLSIHAKTMRLASIQDLDSDFVAVVTNRARLLIFPVSELPQLSKGKGNKLIQISTKDFADREEFLVGICSVKENQKLKFISGKRSKSYSFEELINFVSHRARKGTIVPGFFKKVDSIEAID
- a CDS encoding SDR family oxidoreductase, whose product is MNRLLGKKVLITAAAQGMGRAAALAMAAEGAKVFATDINVSELKTLSEENNEIETFELDVMDPIAIANAPEKTGPLTTLFNCAGFVHNGTIMDMSDDDWDFSFTLNVRSQFRFIRAYLPGMLENKDGSIINMASVASSIKGAPNRCLYGSTKAAILGLTRAVAADYVSKGIRCNALCPGTIMTPSLEERMRATGDYENAKIEFLARQPIGRFATSEEVTGILIHLASDESKFTTGTFQIVDGGWSL
- a CDS encoding malonic semialdehyde reductase — protein: MLSSSSLDTLFTKARSHKGWLDKEITSEQILQIYNLLKFAPTAGNCCPARFTFIQSEEAKRRLKPTLDSGNVDKAMHAPAVVIISYDSEFYNKLPYLAPHYDAKSGYEGKEMKIKFAGEFNSALQGAYFIMAARSIGLDCCPMLGFSKEKLNQEFFPEEKNISTFICAIGYGDESKLQNRAPRLDFNEACSIL
- the folE2 gene encoding GTP cyclohydrolase FolE2, producing the protein MKNTLLPDTQNTKDLRNIVINQVGIKDIKHPINFINRDNESFPSIGNFTMTVRLPENVKGTHMSRFIEILNANECTFSIESFMDLVQSVAEKLDSNTARIVVDFPFFRNKSAPSSGVKSLLDYQATLIGDIKDGEANLSVKVVVPVTSLCPCSKSISKYGAHNQRSHITIEAKASKGSVVHLENLIDLAEQKASSELYAILKRDDEKVVTERAYENPAFVEDIVRDIAVELNEDKKVNYYSLESENFESIHNHSAYALITNQK
- a CDS encoding 3-deoxy-7-phosphoheptulonate synthase yields the protein MAHNTDNVRIVSSAPMVSPNYLIHKLPLSEKVASSVVTSRNTIKNILYGDDNRLMVLVGPCSIHDTKAAIEYANKLCQLKEELSEDLFIVMRVYFEKPRTTVGWKGLINDPNLDESFNIDKGLEIARKLLIDLGEMNLPVGVEYLDVLTPQYLSDLIAWGAIGARTTESQSHRELASALSCPVGFKNGTGGSLDIAFDAILSANSPHNLLSVNKDGGISHFKSLGNDTTHIILRGGKDGPNYSNEHVKSTCESLKSKGLVDKVMIDFSHANSEKEYKNQLKVGSNIAKQIEDGSQSIFGVMIESHLNEGNQKVGPLSSLKYGVSITDSCIGWDDTEVLLRDLAKSVKSRNN
- a CDS encoding HPP family protein, translating into MSYLTKLKGSPAAIPPSPSMKEIIFIAIGAFLAASVIGFLAYYTKQPIIMGSFGASIFVLFVLPDSPFAQPRNVIIGHFITTLIGLIFYNLVSSDWWSMALALAFAIAAMQLLRVPHPPAGSNPFIVFLLGANWDYLWMPTVIGAILIVVVALIYNNISRDRSYPKYW
- the rarD gene encoding EamA family transporter RarD — translated: MNKGILFVLSGYLMWGCFPIYWALLNHVNPSEVLLHRMLWSVPVLFFLVYSKSSWRSNFKDSLSSKKELVFLLLTAILITINWGCYILAVNLGRVVEASMGYFLSPVINMLGGYFFFHERISKLKQLAVLFATIGSLYYVFSGDSFPWLGFIVGFTFAAYGIARKAMASSALPGLYIETLILLPFFLIFSVWFYLNYDASFLNIDVSTDILLFLAGAVTVIPLALFNAGAKLLPMTTVGILFLITPTIQFLIGYYLQNELVNSNQLLGFIGVWAGLIIYCYCLMKENSNFK
- a CDS encoding NAD(P)-dependent oxidoreductase; its protein translation is MNNNNKIGFIGAGIMGQGMAQNLLKAGNEVSIIANKNRRPIDELVALGANEVLSLADMVSCCNSFILCLPSSATATSVCDELFPLLFPETLIIDCTTNELVSVKELEKKAKALKLRYVEAPLTGGQKQSWDAMLGAIVGCDKDDFELASNILKPCCAQIEWLGELGMGAKTKLVSNFLALGTATLVVEAMKSANKLGIDWEKFYKLASQGSGHSMSLDRIAPKAIEGSHDGYVFTIANTVKDMEYILALLKDQPDAAALTEVFLRIYKDAANAGMQDSFLSARVKNK
- a CDS encoding DUF4282 domain-containing protein translates to MDNNEIWDSIKKAFKVTLQKLDNHYMFYLDEMVTPKLITLFYWILLFAFITKGLGDIFIEGDFWRGLVWVIGGSLASRVACEMVVILFRINENLEEINDKTNESDAMVSSSVEKDYYKH